One segment of Drosophila ananassae strain 14024-0371.13 chromosome 3R, ASM1763931v2, whole genome shotgun sequence DNA contains the following:
- the LOC6498155 gene encoding uncharacterized protein LOC6498155 has product MAHNATMSRKSKALRTDLPSIYHQQPQTQPQDDMGPPREKISKLNASRDVHHLRRCKTTKHCVVDCSSKNSKVIVHDLNRMDVDQHIDLGHAAKHTFRTMGGGGGAAAAAAAISAAAASGSQKYQSKVSLSKEASKTTRSSMAASSVKKQPASPAKDFRDLKVSKDVKEMKEFKELREAREHKELKPHKDKEIKEVKSPKGNHTHRHPRHTTANRTKTYFDKYLKFAFDLSTPEGVKQLEDHFFPNPQPGDQNTLAPGDISQSAESKGN; this is encoded by the coding sequence ATGGCCCACAACGCAACAATGTCTCGCAAATCGAAAGCCCTTCGAACGGATCTACCATCTATATACCATCAGCAGCCGCAGACTCAGCCTCAGGATGATATGGGGCCGCCCAGGGAGAAGATCTCTAAGCTAAATGCCAGTCGCGATGTGCATCATCTGCGCCGGTGTAAGACCACCAAGCACTGCGTGGTGGACTGTTCCAGCAAGAACTCGAAGGTGATCGTCCACGATCTCAATCGGATGGATGTGGACCAGCATATCGATCTCGGCCACGCCGCGAAGCACACATTTCGCACCATGGGAGGTGGAGGgggagcagctgcagcagccgcagcaatTTCCGCAGCAGCGGCGAGTGGATCCCAGAAATACCAGAGCAAGGTCAGTCTCAGCAAAGAAGCATCGAAGACCACACGATCCTCAATGGCTGCGTCCAGTGTCAAGAAGCAGCCAGCATCGCCGGCCAAGGATTTCAGGGACTTGAAGGTAAGCAAAGACGTGAAAGAAATGAAGGAATTCAAGGAGTTGCGGGAGGCCAGGGAGCACAAGGAGCTGAAGCCCCACAAGGACAAGGAAATCAAGGAGGTCAAGTCGCCAAAGGGAAACCACACTCACCGCCATCCTCGTCACACGACCGCCAACCGCACCAAGACCTACTTCGACAAATACCTCAAGTTCGCCTTCGACTTGAGTACTCCGGAAGGTGTCAAGCAATTGGAGGACCACTTCTTTCCAAATCCCCAGCCCGGTGACCAGAACACATTAGCCCCCGGTGACATATCTCAGTCGGCAGAGTCGAAAGGTAACTGA
- the LOC123257389 gene encoding uncharacterized protein LOC123257389, translating into MEQLKALTKGRARLKANITRSLAWAEDAQHSNATRAEVSSRLEHLNTTWKDFNRFGDEIAMLDEVDGYVDPEHDNIFYEEKYLRAHALLSAMFMKLPTTTRSDTATLRKVSDGANEIVRGLDAIEETGRDCWIIYLTLEKLDADTRRRWIERSVETDSPTLEEFFKFLDARCEELELSKRETIGGKTTASIGDKGRKVTHSLVVLEGNKCSKCHSTEHRLYGCQQFLDMSAGQRFSFAKENALCYNCLNPGHGVRKCKSTFKCRQCKGQHHSLLHLQRTQQAIGTISQTGEDQEDPSAHISTVTTSHIAQAEGSAAMVCAQGTANSQQSTGWNRSTLPTAMVNVRNAKGDLVACRLLLDTGSELSYISERCIQTLGLARTPSRILVTGISSTKADTTRGCSTISIQSRISQDQLVVQAHVLGKITSSLERQTIDAPVLRVFNDLQLADSQFSTNAPIDILLGSEHVWSVITGRKIYDDKGKLIAISSIFGWVITSLLSSRACSATALTTTIDIDAYLRRFWELESIHRKAEVQPEDEEVEKHFLATHTRDKQGKYIVELPFKVSETQFADTLQGALQRFKSVERRLAQNQQLRNDYVKFMREYQELGHMREISPSEIPKGRNFYLPHHPVLGRKLRVVFDGSHQDAKGMALNDTLSIGPSIQRDLFAVCLRFRMYKYVFSADIVKMFRQIWVSEKHRDYQRIVWREDPSGPIKHFQLCTVTYGTSCAPFLAVRVLEQLAADHKFPNAAKIVLEDFYVDDVLTGANSEDELLRNRDELVQLMSCANLELGKWVSNTKRIKPKDNTDSSQSPVKVLGLHWHPGEDTLAYNVNLSKDPRCTKRQVLSDVSPNNWLKWRADLDNLHKLQIPRLVKSDKQTIELPGFSDASTKAYSAVVYSRVVNDDGTISVAILAAKTRVAPLKQQSLPRLELCGALLLSQLLQSIKAGLMNNDVTIYAWSDSTIVLSWLSYLPAQLKTFVGNRTSEILETIPKHAWRHVDSKSNPADCASRGLGVSELIDFQLWWKGPSWLRDKEQFLERLNNTHNCTSLSDKRIQDEVKTTCLAAQTNVTTDNPWDKLLNRNSSWLKLIHTLAYVLRFIHRMKHPSSKQISNSLTFDEIKAARIRWLQHAQAGFQQEIQLLRANKALGNQSQLVKISPIIDKDNLLRVGGRIQHSQLSAEAKHQQRPKWTTTTPNISIGSVALVKESNTPPAL; encoded by the exons atggagcaattaaaagcattgaCAAAAGGGCGCGCCAGACTCAAGGCCAATATCACACGGAGCTTGGCTTGGGCTGAGGACGCGCAACATTCGAACGCCACACGGGCAGAGGTGTCTTCGCGGCTGGAGCATCTCAACACAACATGGAAAGACTTCAATAGATTTGGTGATGAAATAGCTATGCTCGACGAAGTAGATGGCTATGTGGATCCGGAGCATGACAACATATTCTACGAGGAAAAATATCTAAGGGCGCATGCATTACTTTCGGCGATG TTTATGaagctgccaacaacaacaaggtcgGATACAGCAACATTACGGAAGGTGTCAGACGGCGCCAATGAAATAGTGCGTGGTTTGGATGCCATAGAGGAAACAGGACGAGACTGTTGGATCATCTACTTGACGCTGGAGAAGCTGGATGCAGATACTCGACGCAGGTGGATCGAGCGCAGTGTGGAGACAGACTCACCCACACTGGAggaattcttcaaatttttggatgcacGTTGCGAGGAACTAGAGCTCAGCAAGCGTGAAACAATCGGAGGCAAGACTACAGCCTCAATCGGTGACAAGGGAAGGAAGGTCACACATTCGCTGGTTGTACTTGAAGGAAACAAGTGCAGCAAATGTCATTCTACAGAGCATCGTCTGTATGGATGCCAACAATTCTTGGACATGTCAGCAGGACAGAggttttcgtttgccaaggaaAACGCTCTATGTTACAATTGTCTGAATCCTGGTCATGGGGTCAGAAAATGCAAATCTACGTTCAAGTGCAGACAATGTAAAGGTCAGCATCACTCACTGTTGCACCTGCAACGCACGCAACAGGCTATTGGAACAATCTCTCAAACTggtgaggatcaggaggatccTAGCGCACACATCTCAACGGTGACTACGAGTCACATCGCACAAGCAGAAGGTTCTGCAGCAATGGTATGTGCACAAGGCACTGCAAattcacaacaatcaactggatGGAACAGGAGCACCTTGCCGACGGCCATGGTCAACGTTCGCAACGCAAAGGGAGATTTGGTTGCATGCCGACTCCTATTGGACACGGGTTCAGAACTGTCGTACATATCTGAACGCTGTATACAAACACTTGGTTTGGCTCGTACGCCATCACGCATACTGGTTACGGGAATTTCATCAACCAAAGCAGACACTACAAGGGGATGCAGCACTATAAGCATCCAATCCCGTATTTCGCAAGATCAGCTGGTAGTCCAGGCTCACGTGCTTGGAAAGATTACATCATCATTGGAAAGGCAGACCATTGACGCGCCTGTACTTCGAGTTTTCAACGATCTGCAATTGGCAGATTCGCAATTTAGCACGAATGCCCCAATTGACATTCTTTTGGGCAGCGAACACGTTTGGAGTGTTATAACTGGAAGAAAAATCTACGACGACAAAGGAAAGCTCATTGCTATATCATCAATTTTCGGATGGGTAATTACATCACTGCTTTCATCACGCGCATGCAGCGCTACGGCActtacaacaacaatagaCATCGATGCTTATCTCAGAAGGTTCTGGGAACTGGAAAGCATACATCGCAAAGCAGAAGTTCAACCTGAAgacgaggaggtggagaaacaCTTTCTTGCAACACACACTCGAGACAAACAAGGCAAGTACATCGTGGAACTTCCGTTTAAAGTATCCGAAACACAATTCGCAGATACACTTCAAGGAGCGCTGCAGAGGTTCAAATCAGTTGAACGACGTTTAGCACAGAATCAACAATTACGTAACGACTACGTAAAGTTCATGAGGGAATACCAGGAGCTAGGACATATGCGAGAAATCTCACCGAGCGAAATTCCCAAGGGTAGGAATTTCTACTTGCCACATCATCCCGTATTGGGTCGGAAACTTCGAGTGGTTTTCGACGGATCACATCAAGACGCCAAAGGCATGGCGTTAAACGACACGCTCTCGATCGGACCGAGTATTCAGCGAGACCTATTTGCTGTGTGCTTGCGATTCCGTATGTACAAATACGTCTTTTCAGCGGACATAGTCAAGATGTTCCGTCAAATATGGGTGAGCGAAAAACATAGAGACTATCAGAGAATAGTATGGAGAGAGGATCCGTCAGGTCCTATCAAGCACTTCCAACTATGCACGGTGACGTATGGAACATCATGCGCACCATTTCTAGCAGTCAGAGTGCTAGAGCAACTAGCTGCTGACCATAAGTTTCCAAACGCAGCAAAAATCGTGTTGGAAGATTTCTATGTCGACGACGTTCTCACTGGAGCAAATAGTGAGGATGAGCTGCTACGCAACAGGGACGAACTCGTCCAACTGATGTCCTGTGCTAACCTAGAGCTCGGGAAATGGGTATCGAATACCAAACGCATCAAACCAAAGGATAACACGGATTCCTCACAATCACCAGTCAAAGTGCTAGGGCTGCATTGGCACCCTGGAGAGGACACATTGGCGTACAATGTAAACCTATCGAAAGACCCTCGCTGCACCAAGAGGCAAGTGTTGTCGGATGTCTCAC CAAACAACTGGCTCAAATGGCGAGCTGATCTGGACAACCTTCACAAGCTCCAGATACCGCGCTTAGTTAAAAGCGACAAACAGACAATCGAATTGCCCGGATTTTCAGATGCATCCACCAAGGCGTACTCAGCGGTGGTATACAGCCGAGTGGTTAACGACGATGGAACCATTTCGGTCGCCATACTTGCTGCAAAAACCAGAGTGGCACCTTTGAAGCAGCAGTCTTTGCCGCGCCTGGAACTATGTGGCGCACTTCTATTGAGTCAACTTCTGCAATCCATAAAAGCTGGACTAATGAACAACGACGTAACGATCTACGCATGGAGTGATTCGACGATAGTCCTGTCATGGTTATCGTATTTACCAGCCCAACTCAAGACGTTTGTTGGGAACCGCACTTCAGAAATCCTCGAAACCATCCCGAAGCATGCATGGCGGCATGTAGACTCAAAATCGAACCCAGCGGATTGCGCATCCCGTGGCTTGGGAGTATCCGAGCTCATTGACTTCCAATTATGGTGGAAGGGTCCTTCATGGCTGAGGGACAAGGAACAATTCTTGGAAAGGTTGAACAATACTCATAACTGTACTTCTCTTTCAGACAAACGCATACAAGACGAAGTCAAAACTACCTGCCTAGCTGCGCAGACGAATGTCACGACGGACAACCCATGGGATAAGCTTCTCAATCGCAACTCATCTTGGCTGAAGCTTATACACACACTTGCTTACGTTTTGCGCTTCATTCATCGCATGAAGCACCCATCTTCGAAACAAATATCGAATTCTCTAACATTCGATGAGATCAAGGCAGCAAGGATTCGGTGGCTGCAACACgctcaagctggttttcaaCAGGAGATCCAGTTACTACGCGCAAACAAGGCTCTAGGGAACCAATCTCAATTGGTCAAGATCTCACCAATCatcgacaaggacaacctgctAAGAGTAGGTGGACGAATCCAACATTCGCAGTTGTCAGCAGAGGCGAAGCATCAGCAGCGTCCTAAGTGGACCACGACAACCCCTAACATTTCGATCGGCAGCGTTGCGCTCGTCAAGGAGTCCAACACACCACCAGCATTATGA